The following proteins are encoded in a genomic region of Oceaniferula marina:
- a CDS encoding glycosyltransferase family 4 protein, protein MIKEPRIRNIAWIGGHVPRQCGIATFTTDLRRALATEYPEAACQVVAMTDPGQSHAYPNCVMYEIDQEDEAAYAQAADFLNLRGVEVLSVQHEFGIFGGDCGVYLLELLERVTMPVVATLHTILREPNEQQRRVMMGLHRLCDRFVVMADHGREMLAEVYGVPEQKVDVVHHGVIDVPFLDPEYNKERFGVLGNTVLLTFGLLSPNKGLECAIRALPGIIRENPEVVYVIAGVTHPHLRAHEGEAYRGMLQKLAEDLGVAEHVKFENRFMDLDELTAMIEAADIYVTPYLNEAQITSGALSYAFGAGKAVVSTPYWHAQELLSDERGILVPFSDHEAITEAVNRYLGDPCLMTAVRKRAYEMGRTMTWPHAARNYMASFERARAQRSGRVVNRVPVQRDLPPLNFQHMVEMTSHLGMFQHAVHNVPNNAEGCCSDDNARAYILTVLAGQLECDGKGKDAFCSLAGTYLAFLWDAFEPRTRKFRNFMSRGLEWMELEGSDDSHARAMWAVGVGVAWTGDLGHREVCAMLFHRGLAQLAKVTSPRAWAFGLLAINAYLESCPGDREVLRMRQLLVDRLLDLYQHHTGDTWAWFESVVAYDNARLSQALIQSGQRMGSERCLQVGLDSLRWLVEVQTAEGGWFSPVGCYGFWQKGGERAQFDQQPLEASAMVSACLQAEAATGDPFWQAQADFCLAWFTGHNDLGLKLYDETTGGCHDALQADRLNSNQGAESTIVFHLALVELMLARQQRQKGNRHAPPPYTSDGHRVVT, encoded by the coding sequence ATGATTAAGGAGCCGCGAATTCGAAACATAGCATGGATAGGAGGGCATGTGCCCAGGCAGTGTGGGATTGCAACATTTACGACGGATTTGCGCAGGGCGCTAGCGACGGAGTACCCGGAGGCGGCGTGTCAGGTTGTGGCAATGACGGACCCCGGGCAGTCACACGCGTATCCGAATTGTGTGATGTATGAGATCGATCAGGAGGATGAAGCGGCCTATGCACAGGCCGCTGATTTTTTGAATTTGAGAGGGGTTGAAGTGCTGTCGGTGCAGCACGAGTTTGGTATTTTTGGTGGTGATTGCGGGGTGTATTTATTGGAGCTATTGGAGCGGGTGACAATGCCGGTTGTCGCTACCCTGCATACGATTTTGCGGGAGCCTAATGAACAACAACGTCGAGTGATGATGGGGCTTCATCGCTTGTGTGATCGGTTTGTGGTGATGGCGGACCATGGGCGGGAGATGTTGGCTGAAGTATACGGAGTGCCAGAACAAAAAGTGGATGTGGTTCATCATGGAGTGATTGATGTGCCTTTCCTTGACCCGGAATATAACAAGGAACGGTTTGGTGTGTTAGGAAATACCGTATTGTTAACCTTTGGTTTATTATCTCCTAACAAAGGGTTGGAGTGTGCGATTCGGGCATTGCCTGGAATTATAAGAGAGAACCCGGAAGTGGTGTATGTGATTGCCGGCGTGACGCACCCTCATTTGCGGGCGCACGAGGGGGAGGCTTACCGGGGGATGTTACAAAAGCTGGCAGAAGATCTTGGAGTAGCCGAACATGTGAAGTTTGAAAATCGGTTTATGGATTTGGATGAACTGACCGCGATGATTGAAGCTGCAGACATCTATGTGACGCCCTACTTGAATGAGGCCCAGATTACATCGGGTGCTTTATCCTATGCGTTTGGTGCGGGGAAGGCGGTGGTTTCAACTCCTTATTGGCATGCACAGGAGTTGCTCAGTGATGAGCGGGGGATTTTGGTTCCGTTTTCTGATCATGAAGCGATCACGGAAGCTGTGAACCGTTACCTTGGGGATCCATGTTTGATGACCGCAGTAAGGAAGCGCGCCTATGAAATGGGGAGGACGATGACCTGGCCTCACGCCGCCCGGAATTACATGGCGAGTTTTGAGCGGGCACGGGCACAGCGGAGTGGCAGAGTGGTGAATCGGGTGCCTGTGCAGCGGGATCTTCCTCCATTGAACTTTCAGCATATGGTGGAGATGACGAGTCATTTGGGCATGTTTCAGCATGCGGTTCACAATGTGCCGAACAATGCCGAAGGATGCTGTTCGGACGATAATGCACGGGCGTATATTTTGACTGTGTTGGCTGGTCAGTTAGAATGTGACGGTAAGGGAAAGGATGCGTTTTGTTCTTTGGCCGGAACCTATCTTGCTTTTTTGTGGGACGCGTTTGAACCCCGGACCAGAAAGTTCCGCAACTTTATGAGTCGTGGCTTGGAGTGGATGGAGTTGGAGGGGTCAGATGACAGTCATGCCCGGGCGATGTGGGCGGTCGGTGTCGGGGTGGCGTGGACCGGTGATTTGGGACACCGTGAAGTGTGTGCGATGCTTTTTCACAGGGGATTGGCCCAATTGGCTAAAGTGACATCACCACGGGCGTGGGCTTTTGGTTTGTTGGCGATCAATGCGTATTTGGAGAGCTGCCCCGGAGACCGGGAAGTTCTTCGGATGCGGCAGCTTCTGGTGGACCGCCTTCTGGATTTGTATCAACACCATACGGGGGATACTTGGGCTTGGTTTGAATCTGTTGTAGCATATGACAACGCTCGTTTATCCCAGGCCTTGATTCAAAGTGGGCAGCGGATGGGCAGTGAGCGGTGTCTGCAAGTGGGTCTGGATAGTTTGCGCTGGCTAGTGGAGGTTCAGACGGCGGAAGGTGGATGGTTTTCTCCAGTGGGTTGTTATGGATTCTGGCAAAAGGGTGGGGAAAGAGCGCAGTTCGACCAACAACCGCTCGAGGCCAGTGCGATGGTGTCGGCTTGCCTTCAGGCGGAAGCTGCAACCGGGGATCCGTTTTGGCAGGCCCAGGCTGATTTTTGTCTGGCGTGGTTTACCGGCCATAATGATCTCGGTTTGAAACTTTACGATGAAACGACCGGTGGCTGCCATGATGCCTTGCAAGCAGACCGCCTCAATTCAAATCAAGGAGCTGAATCAACGATCGTGTTCCATCTGGCTCTGGTAGAGCTTATGCTGGCGCGGCAACAAAGACAGAAAGGAAATAGGCATGCACCCCCCCCATATACATCCGACGGGCATCGAGTTGTTACCTGA
- a CDS encoding DUF4349 domain-containing protein, whose product MNSSFLLYLIPLTLGLCSCSSHLLPSDLAYASAREAGSSPSSKSNPSSRRVLLKSGSMSLEVEDVAAGTRQVTNLVKQGRGQVLTMDSDKNDRGATHLELTIPSDQLEKTMDQIGKLGKITSRRVHTRDVTDQWIDLQAKINNTRALRNRLRELLQASTSVEDTLKVERELARVQAELDTLEGTIKAITNHKAYSKLSVSITKKSIPGPVGFAVKGTWWGVKKLFVIQ is encoded by the coding sequence ATGAATTCATCTTTCCTTTTGTATCTGATTCCTTTAACCCTCGGTCTCTGCTCCTGCAGCAGCCACTTGTTACCCTCTGACCTTGCATACGCCTCCGCTCGTGAAGCTGGCTCCAGCCCATCCAGCAAATCGAATCCATCCAGTCGTCGGGTGCTACTAAAATCAGGAAGCATGAGTTTGGAGGTCGAGGATGTAGCCGCAGGCACCCGGCAAGTCACCAACCTGGTGAAGCAAGGTCGCGGGCAAGTACTCACGATGGACAGCGACAAAAACGACCGTGGAGCCACCCATCTTGAACTGACGATCCCCAGCGACCAACTAGAAAAAACCATGGATCAGATTGGTAAACTCGGAAAAATCACCTCCCGGCGTGTCCACACGAGAGATGTCACAGATCAGTGGATCGACCTTCAGGCAAAGATCAACAACACCCGGGCATTGCGCAACCGGCTGAGGGAACTGCTTCAAGCTTCGACCTCGGTTGAGGACACCTTGAAGGTGGAACGTGAGCTTGCACGTGTGCAAGCCGAACTCGACACCCTCGAAGGCACAATAAAGGCCATAACCAATCACAAGGCCTACAGCAAGCTGAGTGTGAGCATCACAAAAAAATCGATCCCCGGCCCGGTCGGCTTCGCCGTTAAAGGCACTTGGTGGGGGGTGAAAAAACTCTTTGTCATCCAGTAA
- the nadB gene encoding L-aspartate oxidase translates to MNCDFLVIGSGIAGLSFAIRAAEHGQVILISKGQATETNTWRAQGGIASVLPEGFREQGDQVESHVEDTLDAGAGLCDEQAVRTILTEGAETIDELITCGVDFDRDGDHYSLGKEGGHSHRRILHAKDTTGKEIMQSLLATASVHPNITILEHHFAIDLITSSKLGAASEDRVLGAYVLEKQSGDVHIFRSDRVVLATGGCGKVYLYTTNPDSSTGDGLAMAWRAGATVANMEFVQFHPTCFFNPAATGAAARSFLVSEAVRGEGGILRGEDGKEFMHRYDRRKSLAPRDIVARAIDHEIKRTGAQCVYLDVTHKPTGFMRERFPHIHQTLLDFGLDCEKEPIPVVPAAHYQCGGVLTDVDGRTDIRGLFAIGEVACTGLHGANRLASNSLLEAHVMARRALNKVIRVHPLNKQASQVPDIPAWEHGDTAPHDEQVIIYHNWDEIRRLMWDYVSIVRTSNRLERAANRLSNLRREVRSFYWGHRVTSDILELRNLVASASMVVDCALRRKESRGIHYTLDFPDKDPRQCQPTTLRRF, encoded by the coding sequence ATGAATTGCGACTTTCTTGTCATCGGCAGCGGGATTGCCGGACTTTCTTTTGCCATTCGGGCAGCAGAGCACGGTCAGGTCATCCTCATTTCGAAAGGCCAGGCAACCGAAACCAACACCTGGCGGGCCCAGGGTGGTATTGCCAGCGTACTCCCTGAAGGGTTTCGCGAGCAAGGGGATCAGGTGGAAAGCCACGTCGAGGACACGCTCGATGCCGGAGCCGGACTCTGCGATGAGCAAGCGGTCCGAACCATCCTCACCGAAGGGGCCGAAACCATCGACGAGCTGATTACCTGTGGAGTCGATTTTGATCGTGACGGAGATCATTACTCACTGGGAAAGGAAGGAGGACACAGTCACCGACGTATCCTGCACGCCAAGGATACCACGGGTAAGGAGATCATGCAGTCGCTGCTGGCAACCGCCAGCGTCCACCCGAACATCACGATCCTGGAACACCACTTCGCCATCGATTTAATCACCAGTAGCAAACTCGGAGCCGCCTCAGAAGACCGAGTGCTCGGTGCCTATGTTCTCGAAAAACAGAGCGGTGACGTACATATCTTCCGCTCGGACCGCGTAGTGCTCGCCACCGGAGGATGCGGTAAAGTCTACCTTTACACGACCAACCCGGACAGCTCAACCGGAGATGGGCTGGCCATGGCATGGCGAGCTGGAGCCACGGTCGCGAATATGGAATTTGTCCAGTTCCATCCGACCTGTTTCTTCAACCCTGCCGCCACGGGGGCAGCGGCTCGATCATTCCTTGTCTCCGAGGCCGTTCGGGGCGAAGGCGGAATCCTGCGAGGTGAAGATGGCAAAGAATTCATGCACCGGTATGACCGCCGCAAATCACTCGCCCCGCGCGACATCGTCGCCCGAGCCATCGACCACGAAATCAAACGCACCGGTGCCCAATGCGTCTATCTCGACGTCACCCACAAACCCACCGGCTTCATGCGGGAGCGCTTCCCCCATATTCATCAAACGTTACTCGACTTCGGTCTGGATTGTGAAAAAGAACCGATTCCGGTCGTTCCCGCAGCCCACTACCAATGTGGCGGCGTGCTGACCGACGTCGACGGCAGAACCGACATCCGAGGCCTGTTTGCCATTGGAGAAGTCGCTTGCACCGGACTGCACGGAGCCAACCGCCTCGCTTCGAACTCCCTGCTCGAGGCCCACGTTATGGCCCGTCGGGCGCTCAACAAAGTCATCAGGGTTCACCCTTTAAACAAACAGGCCAGCCAAGTCCCTGACATCCCAGCCTGGGAGCACGGCGATACCGCCCCACACGATGAACAAGTGATCATTTACCACAACTGGGATGAAATTCGCCGCCTGATGTGGGACTACGTTTCCATCGTCCGCACCAGCAACCGACTCGAACGCGCCGCCAACAGACTAAGCAACTTACGCCGGGAAGTGCGAAGTTTTTACTGGGGACATCGGGTCACTTCTGATATCCTCGAACTCCGCAACTTGGTAGCCTCCGCTTCCATGGTTGTGGATTGCGCCCTGCGCCGGAAGGAGTCCCGCGGAATCCACTACACCCTCGACTTCCCCGATAAAGACCCTCGGCAGTGCCAGCCCACCACCCTGCGTCGATTC